Proteins encoded in a region of the Ralstonia pseudosolanacearum genome:
- the gmk gene encoding guanylate kinase has product MPSSQAHSAVDTPIENHFPGSLFMVVAPSGAGKSTLVNALLAQDPSIRLSVSATTRKPRPGEQHGREYNFMTVDEFKACRDRGEFLEWAEVHGNYYATSRVWIEEQMRAGTDVLLEIDWQGAQQVHRRFANAVEIFILPPSLTALEDRLKKRGQDEPNVIVRRLLAAGSEMAHAPEADYVIINEVFEAALAELRTVVQAARLRYMAQKARHAELFVELGIH; this is encoded by the coding sequence ATGCCTTCTTCCCAAGCGCACTCGGCGGTCGATACGCCCATCGAGAACCATTTCCCCGGCAGCCTGTTCATGGTGGTGGCACCGTCCGGCGCGGGCAAGTCGACGCTGGTGAACGCGCTGCTGGCGCAGGACCCGTCGATCCGCCTGTCGGTCTCCGCCACCACGCGCAAGCCGCGGCCGGGCGAGCAGCATGGTCGCGAATACAACTTCATGACGGTCGACGAGTTCAAGGCCTGCCGCGATCGCGGCGAGTTCCTCGAATGGGCCGAAGTGCACGGCAACTACTACGCGACCTCGCGCGTGTGGATCGAAGAGCAGATGCGCGCCGGCACCGACGTGCTGCTGGAGATCGACTGGCAGGGCGCGCAGCAGGTGCATCGCCGCTTCGCCAATGCGGTCGAGATCTTCATCCTGCCGCCGTCGCTGACCGCGCTCGAAGACCGCCTCAAGAAGCGCGGCCAGGACGAGCCCAACGTGATCGTGCGCCGGCTGCTCGCCGCGGGCAGCGAAATGGCGCATGCGCCCGAAGCCGACTACGTGATCATCAACGAGGTCTTCGAGGCCGCGCTGGCCGAGCTGCGCACCGTGGTGCAGGCCGCGCGGCTGCGCTACATGGCGCAGAAGGCGCGGCACGCCGAGCTCTTCGTCGAGCTGGGCATTCACTGA
- a CDS encoding YicC/YloC family endoribonuclease has protein sequence MIHSMTGYGVATRQAAFTDHSGAPCGNVATVSVEFRTVNSRFLDLLFRAPEECRAFEPALREMLMSALSRGKLECRINLQRQEAAGDVAALNVGVLQQLATLEQEVARHLPAAGSLRMGEVLRWPGVLAEPELTQDALREAVTVAAKEALQQLLESRRREGEALKAMLLERVDAMLSIVEGLVPMVPNLIQQHQDKLTERLREAFGLAAPDGTPALTRDELTERIRQEATVYGIRIDIAEELSRLQAHLRETRHILEKGGQIGKRLDFMMQELNREANTLGSKAAAKELADASMELKLLIEQMREQVQNLE, from the coding sequence ATGATCCACAGCATGACCGGCTATGGCGTCGCCACGCGCCAGGCAGCCTTTACCGACCATAGCGGCGCCCCGTGCGGCAACGTCGCCACCGTGTCGGTCGAATTCCGCACCGTCAACTCCCGCTTTCTCGATCTGCTGTTCCGTGCCCCGGAAGAGTGCCGCGCCTTCGAGCCGGCTTTGCGCGAGATGCTGATGAGCGCACTGTCGCGCGGCAAGCTGGAATGCCGGATCAACCTGCAGCGCCAGGAGGCCGCCGGCGATGTCGCGGCGCTCAATGTCGGCGTTCTGCAACAGTTGGCGACGCTGGAGCAGGAGGTCGCGCGCCACCTGCCGGCTGCGGGCTCGCTGCGCATGGGCGAGGTTCTGCGCTGGCCGGGCGTGCTGGCCGAGCCCGAGCTGACGCAGGACGCGCTGCGCGAGGCGGTCACGGTCGCCGCGAAAGAGGCGTTGCAGCAACTTCTGGAATCCCGCCGCCGCGAAGGCGAAGCGCTCAAGGCCATGTTGCTGGAGCGCGTCGACGCCATGCTGTCGATCGTCGAAGGCCTGGTGCCGATGGTGCCGAACCTGATCCAGCAGCACCAGGACAAGCTGACCGAGCGCCTGCGCGAGGCCTTCGGCCTGGCCGCGCCCGACGGCACCCCGGCGCTCACGCGCGACGAGCTTACCGAGCGCATCCGCCAGGAAGCCACCGTCTACGGTATCCGCATCGACATCGCCGAGGAGCTCTCCCGGCTGCAGGCGCACCTGCGCGAGACGCGCCACATCCTGGAGAAGGGCGGCCAGATCGGCAAGCGGCTCGACTTCATGATGCAGGAGCTCAACCGCGAGGCGAACACGCTCGGCTCCAAGGCCGCCGCGAAGGAACTGGCCGACGCCTCGATGGAGCTCAAGCTCCTGATCGAGCAGATGCGCGAGCAGGTCCAGAATCTCGAATAA
- a CDS encoding serine/threonine protein kinase produces MTESKGSGQPRSAPLPVGTLLSNYRIVKKLASGGFSFVYLATDEHGTPVAVKEYLPSSLARRSPGELIPVVPEESASAFRLGLKYFFEEGRSLARISHPSIVRVLNFFRENGTVYMVMTYEQGKTLQEHVLGARQQGKLKVLRERFIRQVFHDLMSGLREVHIHKLLHLDIKPGNIYLREDSSPILLDFGAARQTLTAEASRFQPMYTPGFAAPELYRKHNELGPWTDIYSIGATIYACMAGAPPQEATQREKEDKLGENLERLRTVYTGSLIDLVTWCLKMKPEERPQSVFRLQKVLREESNALTEMQALTAVTQGGPIAAEAKEALTTRFMSRLLRRRDN; encoded by the coding sequence ATGACAGAGTCAAAAGGCTCAGGACAGCCACGCAGTGCGCCGCTACCGGTCGGCACGTTGCTGTCCAATTATCGTATTGTAAAGAAGTTGGCCAGCGGGGGGTTCAGCTTCGTCTATCTCGCTACCGATGAACATGGGACGCCGGTAGCCGTCAAGGAATACCTGCCGTCTTCGCTCGCCCGGCGCTCGCCCGGCGAGTTGATCCCGGTCGTGCCCGAGGAAAGCGCGAGCGCATTCCGCCTCGGGCTCAAGTACTTCTTTGAAGAAGGCCGGTCGCTCGCCAGGATCTCCCATCCGTCCATCGTGCGCGTGCTCAATTTCTTCCGGGAAAACGGCACGGTGTACATGGTGATGACGTACGAGCAGGGCAAGACGCTGCAGGAGCATGTTCTCGGCGCGCGCCAGCAGGGCAAGCTGAAGGTGCTGCGCGAACGCTTCATCCGGCAGGTCTTCCATGACCTGATGAGCGGGCTGCGCGAGGTCCACATCCACAAGCTGCTGCACCTCGACATCAAGCCGGGCAACATCTATCTGCGCGAGGACAGCTCGCCGATCCTGCTCGACTTCGGCGCCGCGCGGCAGACGCTCACGGCGGAAGCGTCGCGCTTCCAGCCGATGTACACGCCGGGCTTCGCCGCGCCGGAGCTGTATCGCAAGCACAACGAGCTGGGCCCGTGGACCGACATCTACAGCATCGGCGCGACCATCTACGCCTGCATGGCCGGCGCACCGCCGCAGGAAGCCACGCAGCGCGAGAAGGAAGACAAGCTCGGGGAAAACCTGGAGCGGCTGCGCACCGTCTATACGGGCAGCCTGATCGACCTGGTGACCTGGTGCCTGAAGATGAAGCCGGAAGAGCGGCCGCAGAGCGTCTTCCGCCTGCAGAAGGTGCTGCGCGAAGAGAGCAACGCGCTGACCGAGATGCAGGCGCTGACGGCGGTCACCCAGGGTGGCCCGATCGCGGCCGAAGCCAAAGAGGCGTTGACGACACGTTTCATGAGCCGCCTCTTGCGCCGCCGGGACAACTGA